A window from Streptomyces sp. NBC_00335 encodes these proteins:
- a CDS encoding phosphopantetheine-binding protein → MPPLQTILTTVLTEKFEVSPESVLPDATLESLDLDSLALAELALALQEELGVKVEEHEAAKRTTIGELVAVLHSKRTEQDAL, encoded by the coding sequence ATGCCCCCGCTCCAGACCATCCTCACCACCGTGCTCACCGAGAAGTTCGAAGTCTCCCCCGAGAGCGTCCTGCCCGACGCCACCCTGGAGAGCCTCGACCTCGACTCGCTCGCCCTCGCCGAACTGGCCCTCGCCCTCCAGGAAGAGCTCGGCGTGAAGGTCGAGGAGCACGAGGCCGCCAAGCGCACGACCATCGGCGAGCTCGTGGCCGTGCTCCACTCCAAGCGGACCGAGCAGGACGCCCTGTGA
- a CDS encoding S8 family peptidase, whose amino-acid sequence MGFARGARTAAFAAAVTGALIAGTVPAGAQPAPDGTGVSAKGRPKADAKPSATVTLITGDRVVVKGDGSVERLVRGAGREGTAFSVRREGAHTYVVPQDALRLVADGVLDRRLFDVALLVKDGYDDARRSTLPLIAGYRRDASGAQTFGASGDTLAAVARERRPLPAVAGEAFNASKSDAAALWAAVTGRTNARVAGAAPVPPVAHLWLDAKVSAALDKSVPQIGAPAMWQAGYTGKGVKVAVLDTGVDETHPDLKGVETTQRNFSSSPDSADRYGHGTHVASTIAGTGARSGGRYKGVAPGVQLLDAKVLGDDGFGDSSGIISGMQWAVDQGATVVNMSLGSPDEPGVDPMEEAVAQLSGKALFVVAAGNEGPGSGTLRTPGSARAALTVGAVDKQDQLAEFSSRGPSADGALKPDITAPGVEITAAHTTQSPDPGPADGYVSMSGTSMATPHVAGAAALVRQQHPDWSPAMIKALLTGSARPNPALNAYQQGAGRTDLARAVKAVVAAAPGSLAFGTHSWPHADDKPATRSLIYRNHGTRPVTLKLSTSGTDQSGRPAPAGMFTVKDAQLTVPAGGTATTTVTADTRKGSVDGAFGGTVLASGGGQEVRTGLVVEREVESYDVTLKHLDVNGANPSTYYTTVTKLGTGMEGRFEVPYDPSGTVVQRLPKGDYLLEGVVWGPDSTLGFFVQPVLKVTGRATVTFDSRKAKPFAVTPPDPSAKLVSGYAGFYDEAAGVSDMWATDGTTRILTQHLGPAATTLRAQYNGLWKTPGAAGKNVDYRLAFNRKGTWFDGLDRKLTPADVAEVKLGFGASVTGVKGLIHATPTGDDGYTSGITDPSEMSLPLASTQYVSTAGVRWSWVASQVDSRGEARMIYSQNQVSYQPGKRYALNFNTGVIGPDLKAGEEQGAWRTGDYLDANVGLFHDGAGHEGSSISTGGFTRLESGGKVLAETDPHGWISAEVPAGSAVYRLTKEATRSAEDTATSTKVRASWTFTSARPATDQSVKLPLSTVRLAPKLSLRGTAPAGGALKVPLVLAGAAAAQGQVAVLTVRVSYDGGTTWSFLAVATDAQGARSVTVQHPASAKAASFQVYLRDKAGNTVQETITNAYLLAP is encoded by the coding sequence GTGGGATTCGCAAGGGGAGCCAGGACGGCGGCATTCGCCGCGGCGGTGACCGGGGCACTGATCGCGGGGACCGTACCGGCCGGCGCTCAGCCGGCGCCGGACGGTACGGGGGTTTCGGCAAAGGGCAGGCCGAAGGCGGACGCGAAGCCGTCGGCGACGGTGACCCTGATCACCGGCGACCGGGTCGTCGTCAAGGGCGACGGCAGCGTCGAGCGGCTCGTTCGGGGCGCGGGCCGTGAGGGGACGGCCTTCTCGGTGCGGCGCGAGGGCGCGCACACGTACGTCGTTCCGCAGGACGCGCTGCGCCTGGTCGCCGACGGGGTACTGGACCGGCGGCTGTTCGACGTGGCGCTGCTGGTCAAGGACGGGTACGACGACGCGCGCCGCAGCACGCTGCCGCTGATCGCCGGCTACCGGCGGGACGCCTCCGGGGCCCAGACCTTCGGTGCCTCGGGAGACACGCTCGCCGCGGTCGCGCGCGAGCGCCGCCCGCTGCCCGCGGTGGCGGGCGAGGCGTTCAACGCGTCGAAGTCCGACGCCGCGGCCCTGTGGGCGGCGGTCACCGGCCGGACGAACGCCCGCGTGGCGGGCGCCGCCCCGGTGCCGCCCGTCGCCCACCTGTGGCTGGACGCCAAGGTGAGCGCGGCCCTGGACAAGAGCGTGCCGCAGATAGGCGCGCCCGCCATGTGGCAGGCGGGCTACACCGGCAAGGGCGTCAAGGTGGCCGTCCTGGACACGGGGGTCGACGAGACCCACCCCGACCTCAAGGGGGTGGAGACGACTCAGCGGAACTTCAGCAGCTCGCCCGATTCCGCGGACCGGTACGGGCACGGCACGCACGTGGCCTCCACGATCGCCGGGACGGGCGCGCGGTCCGGCGGCCGGTACAAGGGTGTGGCGCCCGGCGTGCAGCTCCTGGACGCCAAGGTCTTGGGCGACGACGGCTTCGGCGACTCCTCCGGCATCATCAGCGGCATGCAGTGGGCCGTGGACCAGGGTGCGACCGTGGTGAACATGAGTCTGGGCTCCCCCGACGAGCCCGGCGTCGACCCCATGGAGGAGGCGGTCGCCCAGCTTTCCGGCAAGGCCCTGTTCGTGGTCGCCGCGGGCAACGAGGGTCCCGGGTCCGGCACGCTGCGCACGCCCGGCAGCGCCCGCGCGGCGCTCACGGTCGGCGCGGTGGACAAGCAGGACCAGCTCGCGGAGTTCTCCAGCCGGGGCCCGAGCGCCGACGGAGCGCTCAAGCCGGACATCACCGCCCCGGGCGTGGAGATCACCGCCGCCCACACCACGCAGAGCCCGGATCCCGGGCCCGCCGACGGCTACGTCAGCATGTCGGGCACCTCCATGGCCACCCCGCACGTCGCGGGCGCCGCGGCTCTGGTCCGTCAGCAGCACCCGGACTGGAGCCCGGCCATGATCAAGGCCCTGCTGACGGGCTCGGCCCGGCCCAACCCGGCGCTCAACGCCTACCAGCAGGGCGCGGGCCGCACCGACCTGGCACGGGCCGTCAAGGCGGTCGTCGCCGCCGCGCCCGGCTCCCTCGCCTTCGGCACGCACTCCTGGCCGCACGCCGACGACAAGCCGGCGACCAGGTCCCTCATCTACCGCAACCACGGCACCCGGCCCGTCACGCTCAAGCTGAGCACGTCCGGCACCGACCAGTCCGGCCGCCCGGCCCCGGCCGGGATGTTCACCGTCAAGGACGCCCAGCTGACCGTCCCCGCCGGGGGCACCGCGACGACCACCGTCACCGCCGACACCCGCAAGGGCTCCGTGGACGGGGCCTTCGGCGGCACCGTGCTGGCCTCGGGGGGCGGGCAGGAAGTGCGCACCGGCCTCGTGGTCGAGCGTGAGGTGGAGTCCTACGACGTCACCCTGAAGCACCTGGACGTCAACGGCGCGAACCCGTCGACGTACTACACCACGGTCACCAAGCTCGGCACGGGCATGGAGGGCCGCTTCGAGGTCCCGTACGACCCGAGCGGCACCGTCGTCCAGCGGCTGCCCAAGGGCGACTACCTGCTGGAGGGCGTCGTCTGGGGCCCGGACTCCACCCTGGGCTTCTTCGTCCAGCCGGTCCTGAAGGTCACCGGAAGGGCCACGGTCACCTTCGACTCCCGCAAGGCCAAGCCGTTCGCCGTCACCCCGCCGGATCCGTCGGCGAAGCTGGTGAGCGGGTACGCGGGGTTCTACGACGAGGCCGCGGGCGTGTCCGACATGTGGGCCACCGACGGCACCACCCGGATCCTCACCCAGCACCTGGGCCCGGCCGCGACCACCCTGCGGGCGCAATACAACGGCCTGTGGAAGACGCCGGGGGCGGCGGGCAAGAACGTCGACTACCGGCTGGCCTTCAACCGCAAGGGCACCTGGTTCGACGGGCTCGACCGCAAGCTCACCCCGGCGGACGTCGCCGAGGTGAAGCTCGGCTTCGGCGCTTCGGTCACCGGCGTGAAGGGTCTGATCCACGCGACGCCGACCGGTGACGACGGCTACACCTCCGGCATCACGGACCCGTCCGAGATGAGCCTGCCGCTGGCGAGCACGCAGTACGTCAGCACCGCCGGGGTGCGCTGGAGCTGGGTCGCTTCGCAGGTCGACTCCCGGGGCGAGGCACGCATGATCTACTCGCAGAACCAGGTGTCCTACCAGCCCGGCAAGCGCTACGCGCTGAACTTCAACACCGGCGTGATCGGCCCCGACCTGAAGGCCGGGGAGGAGCAGGGAGCGTGGCGGACCGGGGACTACCTGGACGCCAACGTCGGGTTGTTCCACGACGGCGCCGGTCACGAGGGCTCGTCCATCTCCACCGGGGGCTTCACCCGGCTGGAGTCCGGCGGCAAGGTCCTCGCGGAGACCGATCCCCACGGCTGGATCAGCGCCGAGGTCCCGGCCGGATCCGCCGTGTACCGCCTGACCAAGGAGGCGACCCGGTCCGCCGAGGACACCGCCACCAGCACGAAGGTACGGGCGAGCTGGACGTTCACCTCGGCCCGCCCGGCCACGGACCAGTCGGTGAAGCTGCCGCTGTCCACGGTGCGGCTCGCGCCGAAGCTGAGCCTGCGCGGTACCGCGCCGGCGGGCGGTGCGCTGAAGGTTCCGCTGGTGCTGGCGGGCGCGGCCGCCGCGCAGGGGCAGGTCGCCGTACTGACGGTCCGGGTCTCCTACGACGGGGGTACGACCTGGAGCTTCCTCGCGGTGGCGACGGACGCGCAGGGCGCGCGGTCGGTGACCGTGCAGCACCCGGCCTCGGCCAAGGCCGCGTCGTTCCAGGTGTACCTCAGGGACAAGGCCGGCAACACGGTGCAGGAGACGATCACGAACGCCTACCTCCTCGCTCCCTGA
- a CDS encoding cytochrome P450: MTVTATPTATSATASTFASASADPATGGPAAAPLALPAPYGSCPYDPPPGYTQAAAEAPVSRAELPDGTPCWLVTGHQEVRAVLADARFSADARAPGFPFLSPGQRQLATAQPSFIRMDDPEHSRLRRMVAKDFLTRRVQELRPAITDVVEAAVEAMTADGRRTADLVADFALPVPSLVICLMLGVPYEDHALFQSLSRTLLDNTTDPGRAAEAHRELMGYLAGLAERKRQDPGDDILSRLAVRPDLTARETASLGFMLLITGHESTTNMAALSVLALLRRPGQAARLRAEPALIPGAVEELLRYLTIIHLGLGRAATEDVTVGGAAVRAGDGVICMLSTANRQPELFGALQATDVPDARDGDHSCPAELDVTRDARRHVAFGHGPHQCLGHTLARVELQIMLETVLRELPGLRLAVPEEQLVFQRDTIVYGLRELPVAW, from the coding sequence ATGACCGTCACCGCTACGCCTACCGCCACCTCCGCCACCGCCTCCACCTTCGCCTCCGCCTCCGCCGACCCTGCCACCGGAGGTCCGGCCGCGGCCCCGCTCGCCCTGCCCGCCCCGTACGGCTCCTGCCCCTACGACCCGCCGCCCGGTTACACGCAGGCCGCGGCCGAGGCTCCGGTCAGCCGCGCCGAGCTGCCCGACGGCACCCCCTGCTGGCTCGTGACGGGCCACCAGGAGGTCCGGGCGGTCCTCGCCGATGCCCGCTTCAGCGCCGACGCGCGCGCCCCCGGCTTCCCCTTCCTGTCCCCCGGCCAGCGCCAACTGGCCACCGCTCAGCCGAGCTTCATCCGGATGGACGACCCGGAGCACTCCCGGCTGCGCAGGATGGTCGCCAAGGACTTCCTGACCCGCCGGGTCCAGGAACTGCGCCCGGCCATCACGGACGTGGTCGAGGCCGCCGTCGAGGCGATGACCGCCGACGGCCGCCGGACCGCCGACCTCGTCGCGGACTTCGCGCTGCCCGTCCCGTCCCTCGTCATCTGCCTGATGCTGGGGGTCCCGTACGAGGACCACGCGCTGTTCCAGTCGCTCAGCCGGACCTTGCTCGACAACACCACCGACCCCGGACGGGCCGCCGAGGCCCACCGCGAGCTGATGGGCTACCTGGCCGGGCTGGCCGAGCGGAAGCGGCAGGATCCCGGGGACGACATCCTCAGCCGGCTCGCCGTCCGGCCCGACCTGACCGCGCGGGAAACGGCCTCGCTCGGCTTCATGCTCCTGATCACCGGCCACGAGAGCACCACCAACATGGCGGCGCTCAGCGTCCTGGCCCTGTTGCGCCGCCCCGGGCAGGCCGCCCGGCTGCGGGCCGAACCGGCCCTGATCCCGGGGGCGGTGGAGGAACTGCTGCGCTACCTCACGATCATCCACCTCGGCCTCGGCCGCGCCGCCACCGAGGACGTCACGGTCGGCGGAGCGGCGGTCCGGGCCGGGGACGGGGTGATCTGCATGCTGTCCACCGCCAACCGGCAGCCGGAGCTCTTCGGCGCCCTCCAGGCCACGGACGTCCCGGACGCCCGGGACGGCGACCACTCGTGTCCCGCCGAGCTGGACGTGACCCGGGACGCTCGCCGGCACGTGGCCTTCGGCCACGGTCCGCACCAGTGCCTGGGCCACACCCTGGCACGCGTCGAGCTCCAGATCATGCTGGAGACCGTGCTGCGCGAGCTGCCCGGTCTGCGGCTGGCCGTACCCGAGGAGCAGCTCGTGTTCCAACGGGACACCATCGTCTACGGGTTGCGGGAGCTCCCCGTCGCCTGGTGA
- a CDS encoding beta-ketoacyl-[acyl-carrier-protein] synthase family protein, whose protein sequence is MTASPHPRAVAVTGLGLITPAGIGREDTWAGVLRGRSTADTDPELKDCPVDFSCRIPAMTPEQGRIGGGKAWRMGRFTQLAVLAAREAVADAGLDPTTWDGARVAVVIGSGLAGAPHLETQTLRHHQGGPDLVSPSLIPMLIPNMAAGEVSADLGAHGPSLATETACASGATALAIARDLLLSGACDIAIAGGSEAAVTPVVTTGFARMGALSGRVDQPALASRPFAADRDGFVIAEGAAVLVLERPADAAARGRRGYAHLAGAGLTSDAHHPTAPSPGGEYAEAALRAALAEAGLSPADVDHVNAHGTSTPLNDRTEAELIARVLPHGPTVTAPKGVLGHSLGASGAVEAALTALTIRDSRVAPIANLAASGSGSGSSYDIDCVTGTAREQRVGAAVSHSFGFGGHNVVLLLTAP, encoded by the coding sequence GTGACGGCTTCCCCGCACCCCCGCGCCGTGGCCGTCACCGGCCTGGGGCTGATCACTCCGGCCGGGATCGGCCGTGAGGACACCTGGGCCGGGGTGCTCCGGGGCCGCTCGACGGCGGACACCGATCCCGAGCTCAAGGACTGCCCGGTCGACTTCTCCTGCCGGATCCCCGCCATGACCCCCGAACAGGGCCGCATCGGCGGCGGCAAGGCCTGGCGGATGGGCCGTTTCACGCAGCTCGCGGTCCTGGCGGCCCGTGAGGCCGTGGCCGACGCGGGACTCGACCCCACCACCTGGGACGGGGCCCGCGTGGCCGTGGTGATCGGCTCGGGGCTGGCCGGGGCTCCCCATCTGGAGACCCAGACCCTGCGCCACCACCAGGGGGGACCCGACCTGGTCTCCCCCTCCCTCATCCCGATGCTCATCCCCAACATGGCCGCCGGCGAGGTGTCGGCCGACCTCGGCGCCCACGGCCCCTCCCTGGCCACCGAGACGGCCTGTGCCTCCGGGGCCACCGCCCTGGCCATCGCCCGTGACCTGCTGCTCTCCGGGGCCTGCGACATCGCGATCGCCGGCGGCTCCGAGGCTGCCGTGACCCCGGTGGTCACCACCGGGTTCGCCCGGATGGGCGCCCTGTCCGGGCGGGTGGACCAGCCGGCGCTGGCCTCCAGGCCGTTCGCGGCGGACCGGGACGGGTTCGTCATCGCCGAGGGGGCCGCAGTGCTCGTACTGGAGCGGCCGGCGGACGCGGCGGCTCGCGGGCGGCGCGGTTACGCGCACCTCGCCGGAGCCGGCCTCACCTCGGACGCACACCATCCGACGGCTCCCTCCCCCGGCGGGGAGTACGCCGAGGCGGCCCTGCGGGCGGCGCTCGCCGAGGCCGGACTGTCCCCGGCCGACGTCGACCACGTCAATGCCCACGGGACCTCCACCCCGCTCAACGACCGCACCGAGGCGGAACTCATCGCCCGCGTCCTGCCGCACGGCCCCACCGTGACCGCCCCCAAGGGGGTGCTCGGCCACAGTCTCGGCGCCTCCGGTGCCGTGGAGGCCGCGCTGACCGCGCTCACCATCCGGGACTCCCGGGTGGCGCCGATCGCCAACCTGGCCGCGTCCGGCTCCGGTTCGGGCTCTTCCTACGACATCGACTGCGTGACCGGCACCGCGCGGGAGCAGCGGGTCGGCGCCGCCGTCAGCCATTCCTTCGGCTTCGGCGGGCACAACGTGGTGCTGCTCCTCACCGCGCCCTGA
- a CDS encoding carboxymuconolactone decarboxylase family protein, which produces MTTEPPERPVRITPLPPEQWTPALRGLLAGSAKDGPGRVNLFGTLAHHPGLAHAWLSLARVLTHEGTLTSRQRELVVLRTAHRRGGSFVFDRHSAVAADAGLDSREVAATASPLAEHPWSGADLALLEASDALAAGEPLPQPLWDRLAGGLRPDQLIELLILAGQCATMCATLGALHTPPDGGRTPSG; this is translated from the coding sequence ATGACCACCGAACCACCCGAGCGCCCCGTACGCATCACTCCGCTGCCGCCCGAGCAGTGGACGCCCGCGCTGCGCGGGCTGCTGGCCGGATCCGCCAAGGACGGCCCCGGCCGGGTGAACCTCTTCGGCACCCTCGCCCACCATCCCGGACTCGCGCACGCCTGGCTCTCCCTCGCCCGGGTCCTGACCCACGAAGGGACTTTGACGAGCCGTCAGCGGGAGTTGGTCGTCCTGCGCACCGCGCACCGGCGCGGCGGGTCCTTCGTCTTCGACCGTCACAGCGCGGTCGCCGCCGACGCCGGACTGGACTCCCGGGAGGTGGCGGCGACCGCCTCACCCCTTGCCGAACACCCCTGGTCCGGGGCCGATCTGGCCCTGCTGGAAGCTTCCGACGCGCTCGCGGCCGGTGAGCCGCTGCCGCAGCCGCTGTGGGACCGGCTGGCGGGCGGACTCCGCCCCGACCAACTGATCGAACTGCTGATCCTCGCCGGGCAGTGCGCCACCATGTGCGCCACGCTCGGCGCCCTCCACACCCCGCCCGACGGCGGCCGAACCCCCTCCGGATGA
- a CDS encoding discoidin domain-containing protein → MQSRRFLALPRALRRSRLLIAFGLGALLIGFTPWLGVASPTPTPGPVGEQAAQQSPHHGVAPANAMEPTAPVLDRTGWTAAASDEETAGENGRAAGVLDGDTGTLWHSKWSGTAAPLPHSITIDMHRTAVVSALVYTPRTNGANGRVGEYTLSVSADGANWPAPVASGTLADDGSAKTLGFAPQGARFVRLTALTEAGGRGPWTSAAEINLLGDPGTPESTVDLPRTGWTAAASDEETVRENGRAAGVLDGDTGTLWHSRWSGTPAPLPHSITIDMHRTAAVSALVYHPRTNGPNGRAGAYTVTTSTDGTAFGTPVAAGTWRDDDTVKTATFTRTANARFVRLTVTTEAGARGPWTSAAEIRLSGPASPAVHGSWGRITGFPLVPVATAVLPGDKLLAWSAYAVDRFGGSNGYTQTAILDLKTGKVTQRRIDNTGHDMFCPGIAMLADGRVLVTGGSNAEKASIYDPATDDWSAAGNMNIPRGYQSMTLLSTGEAFVLGGSWSGPAGDKAGEAWSPATGTWRGLPGVPALQASTADPAGPYRADNHMWLHATSGGKVLQLGPSKQMNWISTTGTGSITPAGTRADSADAMTGNAVAYDIGKLLTLGGSPAYQNTPATRRAYTVNITGSQVETARTGDMEYARAFANSVVLPDGKVLVFGGQSHPVPFSDATSVLTPELWDPSTGAFTPLATMAVPRNYHSVANLLPDGRVFSGGGGLCGDCATNHADGAVFTPPYLLNPDGSPKPRPEITGGVPTRTSPGTSLTVSTSTPAASFVLMRAAAATHSTDNDQRRVPLASTATGTGTYTVSVPADPGVVLPGTYMLFALDAQGVPSTARFLTIS, encoded by the coding sequence TTGCAGTCCAGGCGCTTCCTCGCCTTACCCCGTGCGCTCCGCAGATCCCGGCTGCTCATAGCCTTCGGTCTCGGCGCGCTGCTGATCGGCTTCACGCCGTGGCTCGGGGTCGCGAGCCCCACGCCCACCCCCGGGCCGGTCGGCGAGCAGGCGGCGCAGCAGTCGCCGCACCACGGCGTCGCCCCGGCGAACGCCATGGAGCCGACGGCCCCCGTCCTCGACCGGACGGGATGGACGGCCGCGGCGAGCGACGAGGAGACGGCAGGGGAGAACGGCCGCGCCGCGGGGGTCCTCGACGGTGACACCGGCACCCTCTGGCACAGCAAGTGGTCGGGGACCGCGGCCCCCTTGCCGCACAGCATCACCATCGACATGCACCGTACGGCGGTCGTCTCGGCGCTCGTCTACACCCCCCGCACCAACGGGGCCAACGGACGCGTCGGCGAGTACACCCTCAGCGTCAGCGCGGACGGAGCGAACTGGCCGGCCCCGGTCGCCAGTGGCACGCTCGCGGACGACGGCAGCGCCAAAACGCTCGGGTTCGCCCCGCAGGGGGCCCGGTTCGTACGGCTGACGGCGCTCACCGAGGCGGGCGGCCGCGGCCCCTGGACCTCCGCCGCCGAGATCAACCTGCTGGGCGACCCGGGCACCCCGGAGTCCACCGTGGACCTGCCCCGGACGGGATGGACGGCCGCGGCGAGCGACGAGGAGACGGTCCGCGAGAACGGCCGCGCCGCGGGCGTCCTCGACGGCGACACCGGCACCCTCTGGCACAGCAGGTGGTCAGGCACCCCGGCGCCCCTGCCGCACAGCATCACCATCGACATGCACCGCACGGCCGCGGTCTCCGCCCTCGTCTACCACCCCCGCACGAACGGACCCAACGGCCGGGCCGGCGCCTACACCGTCACCACCAGCACCGACGGAACCGCCTTCGGCACACCGGTGGCCGCGGGCACCTGGCGCGACGACGACACCGTCAAGACCGCCACCTTCACCCGCACCGCGAACGCCCGCTTCGTACGGCTCACCGTGACCACCGAAGCCGGCGCCCGCGGCCCGTGGACCTCCGCCGCGGAGATCCGCCTGAGCGGGCCGGCCAGCCCCGCCGTCCACGGATCCTGGGGCCGGATCACCGGCTTCCCCCTGGTCCCCGTGGCCACCGCCGTCCTGCCCGGCGACAAGCTCCTGGCCTGGTCCGCGTACGCGGTGGACCGCTTCGGCGGCAGCAACGGCTACACCCAGACCGCGATCCTCGACCTGAAGACGGGCAAGGTCACCCAGCGCCGCATCGACAACACCGGGCACGACATGTTCTGCCCCGGCATAGCCATGCTGGCCGACGGCCGCGTGCTGGTCACCGGGGGCAGCAACGCGGAGAAGGCCAGCATCTACGACCCCGCCACCGACGACTGGTCCGCCGCGGGCAACATGAACATCCCCCGCGGCTACCAGTCCATGACGCTGCTCTCCACCGGCGAGGCCTTCGTCCTGGGCGGATCCTGGAGCGGACCCGCGGGGGACAAGGCCGGTGAGGCCTGGTCGCCGGCGACCGGCACCTGGCGCGGACTCCCGGGCGTCCCCGCCCTCCAGGCGTCCACGGCCGACCCCGCCGGACCCTACCGCGCCGACAACCACATGTGGCTGCACGCCACTTCGGGCGGCAAGGTCCTCCAACTCGGCCCGAGCAAGCAGATGAACTGGATCTCGACCACCGGTACGGGCAGCATCACCCCCGCAGGCACCCGGGCCGACAGCGCCGACGCCATGACGGGCAACGCCGTCGCCTACGACATCGGCAAACTGCTCACCCTGGGCGGCTCGCCCGCCTACCAGAACACTCCCGCCACGCGCCGCGCCTACACCGTGAACATCACCGGCAGCCAGGTCGAAACCGCCCGTACCGGAGACATGGAGTACGCCAGGGCCTTCGCCAACAGCGTGGTCCTGCCCGACGGCAAGGTGCTCGTCTTCGGCGGACAGAGCCATCCGGTGCCGTTCAGCGACGCCACCTCGGTCCTGACCCCCGAACTGTGGGACCCCTCGACGGGCGCCTTCACCCCGCTCGCCACCATGGCCGTCCCCCGCAACTACCACAGCGTGGCGAACCTGCTGCCGGACGGGCGGGTCTTCTCCGGCGGCGGCGGCCTGTGCGGCGACTGCGCCACCAACCACGCCGACGGGGCGGTCTTCACACCGCCGTACCTCCTCAACCCGGACGGATCGCCGAAACCGCGCCCCGAGATCACGGGAGGGGTCCCCACCAGGACGTCACCCGGTACCTCACTGACGGTCTCCACCTCCACCCCGGCGGCATCCTTCGTCCTGATGCGAGCCGCAGCCGCGACCCACTCCACCGACAACGACCAACGCCGGGTCCCCCTCGCCTCCACGGCCACGGGAACAGGCACCTACACCGTGTCCGTACCCGCCGACCCGGGAGTGGTCCTGCCGGGGACCTACATGCTCTTCGCCCTCGACGCCCAGGGAGTACCGAGCACGGCCCGGTTCCTCACCATCTCCTGA
- a CDS encoding 3-oxoacyl-ACP synthase III family protein, translated as MAVHSAVVHATVHVPQERQSVAAVEDRFRAGSPGIPMSRGVLRHMYGLEQRTVAPPEEQPSDLAVHAARSLLEESGTPARKVDLLLYAGILADMEEPATAHVVAAKLGLDCPVFDLKNACNGVLNALEVADAFVRTGQYRRVLITSAEVSTRESRWNVTDPDELLGALPSLSTGDMGSAVLVAASTRPGILGSRFFANSWGWQAATLPNPYANHRRMGRLEIDSARLVASFDGMPAKVRGAVRELGVDVEDFDLVCVHQPSVPFTRVACGWVGVDPSRILSTFPAHGNVATNTIPLQLATALRSDRLHPGDLVGMFGFASGASAGVVVCRW; from the coding sequence TTGGCCGTTCACAGTGCCGTCGTCCACGCCACCGTCCACGTACCGCAGGAGCGCCAGAGCGTCGCCGCGGTCGAGGACCGCTTCCGGGCGGGCAGCCCCGGCATCCCGATGTCCCGGGGCGTGCTCCGGCACATGTACGGGCTGGAGCAGCGCACGGTGGCCCCGCCCGAGGAGCAGCCCTCCGACCTGGCGGTGCACGCCGCCCGCAGTCTGCTGGAGGAGAGCGGCACCCCCGCCCGGAAGGTGGACCTGCTGCTGTACGCGGGCATCCTCGCCGATATGGAGGAACCGGCCACCGCCCATGTGGTGGCCGCCAAACTCGGCCTGGACTGCCCAGTGTTCGACCTGAAGAACGCCTGCAACGGCGTGCTGAACGCACTGGAGGTGGCCGACGCCTTCGTCCGGACCGGACAGTACCGGCGGGTGCTGATCACCAGCGCCGAGGTCAGCACCCGGGAGAGCCGCTGGAACGTCACCGACCCGGACGAGTTGCTCGGCGCCCTGCCGAGCCTGAGCACCGGCGACATGGGCTCGGCGGTACTGGTCGCCGCGAGCACGCGGCCCGGGATCCTCGGGAGCCGGTTCTTCGCCAACTCCTGGGGCTGGCAGGCGGCGACACTGCCCAATCCGTACGCGAACCACCGCAGGATGGGCCGCCTGGAGATCGACTCGGCGCGACTCGTCGCCTCCTTCGACGGAATGCCGGCCAAGGTGCGCGGGGCGGTGCGCGAACTCGGCGTGGACGTCGAGGACTTCGACCTCGTCTGCGTGCACCAGCCGTCCGTGCCCTTCACCCGGGTGGCGTGCGGCTGGGTGGGAGTGGATCCTTCGCGGATCCTGTCCACCTTCCCCGCGCATGGCAACGTCGCCACCAACACCATCCCGCTGCAACTGGCCACCGCCCTGCGGTCGGACCGGCTCCACCCGGGCGATCTGGTGGGCATGTTCGGGTTCGCGAGCGGGGCCAGCGCCGGCGTCGTCGTCTGCAGGTGGTGA